A stretch of DNA from Candidatus Melainabacteria bacterium:
TAATTTTGAAAGACCATGTTGACAGGACGCTTGTGCGGCGGCACAGACAACATGTTCACACCAGCGATGGATATGGTGCCTTCTGTCGGATGTTCGAATCCACCTATCATGCGCAGAAGCGTTGTTTTACCACAACCAGACGGACCTAAAAAACTAAAGAACTCACCGTCACCGATCGCCAGATTGATATCATTGGCGGCCAGATTTGAGCCAAACCTCTTCGTTACGTGCACTACTTCAACGGCATTTGTTGTCGCAGATCGAGGTCCGCTCTCAACAGTCTTGCTTTCGATCATGCCCCTTTCTTCCAAATACCAACGACTGTCTTGCCAAACTGATATCCCAAGATAGGATCGACTATCTGTGAAACAGGAATTAGAACTCTATCCCAAAACAAAATCTGGTCTTCAGTGGGCATGGACTGGCGCAACAACATGCGATTTCCGAGAGAGGCGAACAGCCCGACAGAATCGAGATAACGGAGCGAAACCGGCTCCAGGCTGGCTGGTATGGCAGACCGCAGTTCCTCTAAAGAATACCGCCGGTAGTGCCCAATTGCTTTGTCGAACGGCGAATAAAGGAACTGATGCGCGGGCGATAAAACAATCAAATGTCCACCGGTTCTCAAATGACCGACTGCTCCCAATGCTTCTTCTTTATCGTTCTCAATGTGCTCAAGCACATCAATGTACAAGATCGCATCGAACAGCGCAGTCTCTGGTAACTCGCTGCGAAAACCGGCCTGGGCCCGACAACAAGCAGGCAATTCACCAGCGGAAATCTTTCTTCTTATCGACTCAGTCATTTCTTGATCTGGTTCAAGACATAACCAACTGTTCTGCGAACCGTCACATAATATTTCGGTCGTTCCGCCCAAGCCAGCTCCAACCTCGAGCACGTCCCCCTTTAAAAACCGGCTGAAAGTCGAACGAAAATACTTTTTCCATCGAATCGCTTTAGCAAATAGATCCAGTTCTGAACCTACATAAGCACCGGTGCCGTTCATGCTCTCCCCTTGCCTCTTATGTTGTTTTTCATATCGCGAATC
This window harbors:
- a CDS encoding class I SAM-dependent methyltransferase, whose amino-acid sequence is MNGTGAYVGSELDLFAKAIRWKKYFRSTFSRFLKGDVLEVGAGLGGTTEILCDGSQNSWLCLEPDQEMTESIRRKISAGELPACCRAQAGFRSELPETALFDAILYIDVLEHIENDKEEALGAVGHLRTGGHLIVLSPAHQFLYSPFDKAIGHYRRYSLEELRSAIPASLEPVSLRYLDSVGLFASLGNRMLLRQSMPTEDQILFWDRVLIPVSQIVDPILGYQFGKTVVGIWKKGA